One window of the Labilibaculum sp. genome contains the following:
- a CDS encoding TIR domain-containing protein, which yields MGRKVFVSYKYADSKVEDLDVYEDREVFGMLTKVKVTTTARHYVDKLSEELEKDDEIYKGEDDDESMESLADSTIASKLGDKIFDSSVTVVLVSKGMKEALSSENEQWIPWEISYSLKEQSRKNVRSKTNGVIAVVLPDETGSYEYYITRDEECNCRTLKTDFLFQILRDNMFNVKEPNKRPCNGSDVYSGDCSYIQSVKWVDFIKNISKYNDKAIELRDKIGDFNPTKTIK from the coding sequence ATGGGAAGAAAAGTTTTTGTTTCATACAAATATGCAGACTCCAAAGTTGAAGACCTAGATGTATATGAAGATAGAGAGGTCTTTGGAATGCTTACTAAAGTCAAAGTTACAACTACAGCACGACATTATGTCGATAAATTGTCTGAAGAACTAGAGAAAGATGATGAAATTTACAAAGGAGAAGATGATGATGAGAGCATGGAATCTCTAGCGGATTCAACTATTGCGTCTAAATTAGGCGATAAAATATTTGATAGTAGCGTGACAGTTGTTTTAGTTTCAAAAGGGATGAAAGAGGCACTTTCATCAGAAAATGAGCAATGGATTCCATGGGAAATATCCTATTCCTTAAAAGAGCAAAGTCGTAAAAACGTACGTAGTAAAACAAATGGTGTTATTGCTGTGGTATTACCTGATGAAACAGGAAGTTATGAATACTACATAACAAGAGATGAAGAGTGCAATTGTCGAACCTTAAAGACCGATTTTCTTTTTCAAATTTTGAGAGATAACATGTTTAATGTAAAAGAGCCTAACAAAAGACCATGTAACGGGTCAGATGTTTATTCTGGAGATTGTTCATATATCCAATCAGTTAAATGGGTAGATTTCATAAAAAATATTTCAAAATACAATGACAAAGCTATAGAATTGAGAGATAAAATCGGTGATTTTAACCCAACTAAAACAATTAAATAG
- a CDS encoding toll/interleukin-1 receptor domain-containing protein, with product MSLFSESKLKGFRNSTRYYAVNIEASLREFKSESKSSKTTVFLSHKHDELELLDGAVSFLKKEGVNVYVDWMDDGMPKYTSGVTALRIKEKIKENSKFILLASEGAISSKWCNWELGLGDAERYKDDIAILPVSGDYSSFSGSEYLQIYPYIEYQNGNAKFTDGTSISEGYYVRNPAKNGSSTIVKLQDWLNR from the coding sequence ATGAGTTTATTTTCTGAATCTAAACTTAAAGGTTTTAGAAACAGTACAAGATATTACGCTGTTAATATAGAAGCTAGTCTTAGGGAATTTAAATCTGAATCTAAGTCATCAAAAACAACTGTATTTCTTTCTCACAAACATGATGAATTAGAACTTCTAGATGGTGCCGTTTCATTTCTTAAAAAAGAAGGTGTAAATGTATACGTCGATTGGATGGATGATGGAATGCCAAAATACACAAGTGGAGTTACTGCCTTGAGAATAAAGGAGAAAATCAAAGAAAACAGTAAATTTATACTGCTTGCATCAGAAGGGGCAATTAGTTCAAAATGGTGCAATTGGGAACTTGGTTTAGGAGATGCAGAAAGATACAAAGATGATATTGCTATTTTACCAGTATCAGGTGATTATTCGAGTTTTTCTGGTTCTGAATATCTTCAAATTTACCCATATATAGAGTACCAAAATGGGAATGCTAAATTCACTGATGGCACATCCATTTCAGAAGGATATTATGTGAGAAATCCAGCAAAGAATGGTAGTAGTACTATTGTGAAATTACAAGATTGGTTAAATAGATGA
- a CDS encoding DUF6088 family protein has translation MKISEYIRIKIDKFPRGYVFTYNDFITEVNKKEAIIKSLNRMAASGKITKLVKGKFYKPETSVFGTLAPDQYQIAKDLLEKNDKLIGYLTGYGIYNQLGLTTQVSNTIQIGRNEPKPAIQRGMYKIAFIKQKNTITKENIPLLQLLDAIRFIKKIPDSTTDTNCKRIKIHLQKLSSERTDTIVRLALKYPPSTRALLGAMLDTIGEKDKTENLLTSLNPISKYKLSVSYDTLPSKENWNIL, from the coding sequence GTGAAAATATCTGAATACATAAGGATTAAGATCGACAAGTTCCCCAGGGGATATGTTTTCACCTACAATGATTTTATCACAGAGGTGAATAAAAAAGAAGCAATCATAAAAAGCTTGAATAGAATGGCTGCTTCAGGCAAAATAACAAAACTGGTAAAAGGTAAGTTCTATAAACCTGAAACAAGTGTATTTGGCACTCTTGCTCCAGATCAATACCAAATTGCAAAAGATCTATTAGAGAAAAACGATAAACTAATTGGTTATCTTACAGGTTATGGCATATACAATCAATTAGGCTTAACAACTCAAGTAAGTAACACCATACAAATTGGTCGTAACGAGCCAAAGCCTGCTATACAAAGAGGGATGTACAAAATTGCTTTTATCAAGCAAAAAAACACCATTACCAAGGAAAACATTCCTTTATTACAGTTATTGGATGCCATCCGCTTTATTAAAAAAATACCGGATTCGACAACAGACACAAACTGTAAACGGATAAAAATACATTTACAAAAGCTTTCTTCTGAGCGAACAGATACAATTGTTCGCTTAGCACTAAAGTATCCTCCATCAACAAGAGCTCTACTTGGCGCCATGCTAGATACAATTGGTGAAAAAGACAAAACTGAAAACTTATTAACAAGCTTGAATCCAATAAGTAAGTACAAGTTATCGGTTTCATATGACACACTTCCCTCGAAAGAAAACTGGAACATTTTATGA
- a CDS encoding restriction endonuclease subunit S: MESKRKDYILDDVIKMQTTKVDSDLINIENYISTENMLPYKGGIKQASGLPEQDKYLQFKKGDILFSNIRTYFRKVWKASFDGGASNDVIVFRTKDEHVLDQSFLYHLLADERFIEFTVTTAKGTKMPRGDKSAMKTYEFSLPIDIKEQKRIAHILGSLDDKIELNWQMNQTLEQMAQALFKSWFIDFDPVIDNALAAGNPIPDELQAKAEQRKALGKDRKALPEEIQRLFPDEFEYSEELEKWIPKGWRVEPLSTFINVKHGYAFKGEFFSAEPTDNILLTPGNVKVGGGFKSDKYKYYKGEIPEDYILKKDDLIITMTDLSKEGDTLGFPAFVPEIKNDVFLHNQRLGKVEFKNTKLNKSFLYYSLCVPRYRHEILGSASGTTVKHTAPSKILAHKILFSNAILLDVFEKQCSSFFSKMQQNEMNNIQLTKLRDTLLPRLISGEVRVPDVEKIIK, translated from the coding sequence ATGGAGAGTAAGAGGAAAGATTATATATTGGATGATGTTATCAAAATGCAGACAACAAAAGTTGATTCTGACTTAATAAATATTGAAAACTACATCTCTACCGAAAATATGCTTCCTTACAAAGGTGGTATTAAACAAGCTTCAGGTTTACCTGAGCAGGACAAGTATCTCCAATTTAAAAAAGGGGATATATTATTCTCAAATATTCGAACCTATTTTCGTAAAGTTTGGAAAGCCTCTTTTGATGGTGGAGCTTCAAATGATGTAATTGTATTTAGAACAAAAGATGAACATGTATTAGATCAATCATTCCTTTATCATTTATTGGCAGATGAAAGATTCATTGAGTTCACTGTTACTACCGCAAAAGGCACAAAGATGCCACGTGGAGATAAGTCTGCAATGAAAACTTATGAATTTTCCTTACCCATTGATATTAAGGAACAAAAACGGATCGCCCACATTCTTGGTTCATTGGATGACAAAATAGAACTCAACTGGCAAATGAACCAAACTTTGGAGCAAATGGCACAAGCTCTGTTTAAAAGCTGGTTTATTGATTTTGACCCGGTAATTGATAATGCCCTAGCTGCAGGGAATCCAATACCCGATGAACTGCAAGCAAAAGCAGAACAACGCAAGGCTTTAGGCAAGGATAGAAAAGCTTTGCCGGAAGAAATTCAGAGACTTTTTCCCGATGAATTTGAGTATAGTGAGGAGTTGGAGAAGTGGATTCCTAAGGGGTGGAGAGTAGAACCATTGTCAACATTTATAAATGTTAAGCACGGTTATGCATTTAAAGGAGAATTCTTTTCTGCTGAACCAACAGATAATATTCTATTAACTCCGGGAAATGTCAAAGTTGGTGGAGGTTTTAAAAGTGATAAATACAAATATTACAAAGGTGAAATCCCAGAAGATTATATACTAAAAAAGGATGATCTGATTATAACTATGACAGATCTAAGTAAAGAAGGAGATACACTTGGGTTTCCTGCATTTGTACCTGAAATTAAAAACGATGTCTTTCTTCATAATCAACGACTAGGGAAGGTAGAATTTAAAAATACAAAACTTAATAAATCATTTTTGTACTATAGTTTATGTGTTCCAAGATATCGACATGAAATTCTTGGTTCGGCCTCAGGTACAACAGTAAAACATACCGCACCAAGTAAAATATTAGCACATAAGATCCTATTTTCAAATGCAATCCTACTGGATGTTTTTGAAAAACAATGCAGCAGTTTCTTTTCAAAAATGCAGCAAAATGAAATGAACAATATTCAATTAACCAAGCTAAGAGATACTCTTTTGCCTAGGCTGATATCGGGGGAAGTGAGAGTTCCTGATGTTGAGAAGATAATTAAATAA
- a CDS encoding P-loop NTPase fold protein has translation MKKEISYPTFLNNSPIGKDQFEGQSQQTIATSIADQLKANSCKMIGIDGGWGTGKSNLVIIVENLLKVENSENTQNFHFFTYDAWGHQEDIQRRAILEELTEDLTTKLSKFESDKWKDKLKNLLAKNKETNTTAKPSLSIGIIISVLVVVFTPILKILTEKIESPYLKTLIVAIPLLFLMVVFFRTLYKLPKEKTTRKERYKLALQKLFEIYQKDKIEKTTYETISEEEPSVKKFRDWMKEIEEDLGNDRLVLVFDNMDRLPRLKVQELWSSIHVFFAETDYKNINIIVPFDRAHIRTAFKENGDQDCYGDDYINKTFSVIYRVSLPILSNWKNYFKEKWNDAFGEIDPELKQVLQIYDALTETITPRGIIAFINEFVSIKILTKETIPHKYIALFILGKTKILETPLKEIITPTYLKGLSFIYDGDEEMQKCVTALTYQIPVDNALQVVYSKKLNDALSNSEIDTIQLISQTKEFEDILLAIIPDITNIENAILMLNNINSEAYATKGMENDIWELIYRRSKEVQNNTQKIKDFQKVLFNRIKDKLGYIRSIISVMTDSNKKFNATDYYNSINELINQIKDKQYDIDLLKELEPKETDTEDFISFIETAKHSYKKYKVVTDANMLDESLASKKIDELKAINYVRYIYGDYELDLYRGKIKEYIQSNSGTLEHFKILIKQYKEVSDKFDVDIPDSTIYTHFNTLTKNDDFYYDLLAMRIAKQNNFNSSYTSIFNTLLSSNDTDDVIKLTNKINFYINYSDYLIGLKLFSAYSLYKSVAKKLTENNNGNQKANILTLLKNFQFICDSAEISHKSLITKLDGWPHTRVNVENIKENVSIDLIDQTLEVNNTLIDHIRAILTEYLNSISEELWKDYFKSPSSYEVEMALMLNYKWNTNAINAFKFTLKEIAIGNIPIPNKENWDKIVSSIDSSGRKLVAVFNDVRDVFISTAEMSLPLFTFFGNWLFNFSTLDKKQESLRRILPTLLLKDQYCRDLIFKNKDKLPEIILKAGEDEAFDFKEALKEMAITSEDENIKDIAIYLGVEFPKDEPLEAESTSAK, from the coding sequence ATGAAAAAAGAAATTAGCTACCCTACATTCCTTAATAACAGTCCAATTGGTAAAGACCAATTCGAAGGTCAATCGCAACAAACAATTGCCACATCCATAGCTGATCAATTAAAAGCTAATTCTTGTAAAATGATTGGCATAGATGGAGGTTGGGGAACTGGGAAAAGCAACTTGGTCATAATTGTAGAGAATCTTCTAAAGGTGGAAAATTCTGAAAACACCCAAAATTTTCACTTTTTCACTTATGATGCTTGGGGGCATCAGGAAGATATACAAAGACGCGCTATCCTTGAAGAGTTAACTGAAGATTTGACCACCAAACTCTCAAAGTTTGAATCAGATAAATGGAAAGATAAACTAAAAAATCTGCTTGCAAAAAATAAAGAAACAAACACCACAGCTAAGCCTAGTCTAAGTATCGGAATAATTATTTCTGTATTGGTTGTCGTTTTTACTCCAATCTTAAAAATTTTAACAGAGAAGATTGAAAGCCCGTACTTGAAAACTTTAATAGTGGCTATTCCTTTGCTATTCCTGATGGTGGTCTTTTTTAGAACTCTATACAAACTACCAAAAGAAAAGACAACTCGAAAGGAGCGTTATAAGCTTGCCCTGCAAAAGCTCTTTGAAATTTACCAAAAAGATAAAATAGAAAAAACCACCTACGAAACCATCTCTGAAGAAGAGCCATCTGTCAAGAAATTCCGTGACTGGATGAAAGAAATTGAGGAGGATCTTGGTAATGATAGATTAGTATTAGTTTTTGACAACATGGATCGATTACCACGTCTAAAAGTACAAGAACTTTGGTCCTCTATTCACGTATTTTTTGCCGAAACAGACTACAAAAACATTAATATTATTGTTCCATTTGATAGAGCCCACATCAGAACTGCATTTAAGGAAAATGGAGATCAAGACTGTTATGGTGATGATTACATAAATAAAACCTTTTCTGTCATTTATCGTGTTTCTCTTCCCATTTTATCAAACTGGAAAAACTACTTTAAAGAAAAATGGAATGATGCATTTGGCGAAATTGATCCTGAATTAAAACAAGTACTACAAATATACGACGCACTTACAGAAACAATAACACCCAGAGGTATTATTGCTTTTATTAATGAATTTGTATCCATTAAAATCCTTACAAAGGAAACGATACCCCACAAGTACATTGCATTATTTATACTTGGAAAAACAAAAATATTGGAAACCCCACTGAAGGAGATTATAACCCCAACCTATCTAAAAGGTTTATCTTTTATTTATGACGGTGATGAAGAAATGCAAAAATGTGTTACTGCATTAACCTATCAAATACCAGTGGATAATGCACTTCAAGTTGTTTATTCAAAAAAACTTAATGATGCATTAAGCAACTCTGAAATAGACACGATTCAACTTATCAGTCAAACTAAAGAGTTTGAAGATATCCTGTTAGCAATAATTCCAGATATAACAAATATTGAAAATGCTATACTGATGCTAAACAATATTAATTCAGAAGCATATGCAACGAAAGGAATGGAAAATGATATATGGGAACTTATTTATCGTAGATCAAAAGAAGTTCAGAACAATACACAAAAAATTAAAGATTTTCAGAAAGTACTTTTTAACAGAATCAAAGATAAATTAGGATACATTAGAAGTATTATATCTGTAATGACTGATTCAAACAAAAAATTCAATGCCACCGACTATTACAATAGCATTAATGAACTCATTAATCAAATTAAAGATAAACAATATGATATTGATCTTCTCAAAGAATTAGAACCTAAGGAAACCGATACTGAAGATTTTATCTCATTCATAGAAACTGCTAAGCATTCATATAAAAAGTATAAAGTTGTCACAGATGCTAACATGCTTGATGAGTCCTTAGCTTCTAAAAAAATAGATGAACTGAAGGCTATAAATTATGTCCGTTATATTTATGGTGATTATGAATTAGATTTATATCGAGGCAAAATAAAAGAATATATTCAATCGAATTCAGGAACTTTGGAGCATTTTAAGATTTTAATAAAACAATATAAAGAAGTATCTGATAAGTTTGATGTAGATATCCCTGATAGTACTATATACACACACTTTAATACCTTAACCAAGAACGATGATTTTTACTATGATCTTTTAGCAATGAGAATTGCGAAACAGAACAATTTTAATTCATCGTATACCAGTATTTTCAATACACTTCTTTCCTCAAATGATACAGATGACGTAATTAAATTAACCAACAAAATAAATTTTTACATTAATTATAGTGACTATTTAATAGGGTTAAAATTGTTTAGTGCGTACTCATTATACAAATCAGTTGCTAAAAAATTAACCGAAAACAATAACGGTAATCAAAAAGCAAACATTCTCACCCTTCTTAAAAATTTCCAGTTTATATGTGATTCTGCCGAAATTTCACACAAATCACTTATCACTAAGTTAGATGGCTGGCCACATACGCGAGTTAATGTTGAAAATATTAAAGAAAATGTATCCATAGATTTAATAGATCAAACATTAGAGGTAAATAATACATTAATTGACCATATCAGAGCAATTCTTACTGAGTACTTAAACTCAATTTCAGAAGAGCTTTGGAAAGATTATTTTAAAAGCCCAAGTTCTTACGAAGTAGAAATGGCACTGATGTTAAATTATAAATGGAATACAAATGCAATAAATGCTTTTAAATTCACATTGAAAGAGATTGCTATCGGTAATATCCCTATCCCAAACAAAGAGAATTGGGATAAAATCGTTAGTAGTATTGATAGCTCTGGCCGGAAACTCGTTGCAGTATTTAATGATGTACGAGATGTTTTTATATCAACTGCAGAAATGAGCCTTCCCCTATTTACTTTTTTTGGCAATTGGTTATTTAATTTCTCAACCCTTGATAAAAAGCAAGAATCACTTCGAAGAATACTACCAACTCTCCTGCTTAAGGACCAATATTGTAGAGATCTCATTTTCAAAAATAAGGATAAGTTACCTGAGATTATTTTAAAAGCTGGTGAAGATGAAGCATTTGATTTTAAAGAAGCATTAAAGGAAATGGCGATCACTTCCGAAGATGAAAACATTAAAGACATAGCTATATATCTGGGAGTTGAATTTCCTAAAGACGAACCACTAGAAGCAGAATCAACTTCTGCTAAATAA
- a CDS encoding nucleotidyl transferase AbiEii/AbiGii toxin family protein, with product MKLHENKPLFTEAIRVTAQQRKLPEIFVEKDYWVSLALQTIYSNEIGKEVIFKGGTALSKCFGLIERFSEDIDLVLLKTEEQNPTQFKKKLKQITTIVSTSIPEVDTDGITHKVGMIRKTAHQFDKVFTKGYGHVRDIIVVEATWLGHHEPYLKKMVCSYIYEMMANTGQIEMAKTYNLLPFEVLVLDVKRTLCEKIMSLARFSHTENPITDLGNKIRHTYDIHKILSNTDLNDFFYSNQFDELLLKVANDDITSFKNNNNWLQFHPKEALIFKNPTKIWDQIKSNYNDSFKALVFGILPPDTEILGRIIEVSKRLEAIEWTINPNSESN from the coding sequence ATGAAGCTACACGAAAACAAACCACTTTTTACTGAAGCCATAAGAGTTACTGCTCAACAAAGAAAATTACCTGAAATCTTTGTTGAGAAAGATTACTGGGTAAGCCTTGCATTGCAAACAATTTACTCAAATGAAATAGGCAAAGAGGTCATATTTAAGGGCGGCACGGCTCTATCGAAATGTTTTGGCTTAATCGAACGATTTTCGGAGGATATTGATTTGGTACTTCTAAAAACGGAAGAGCAAAATCCAACTCAGTTTAAAAAGAAATTAAAGCAAATTACAACAATCGTATCTACTTCTATTCCTGAAGTGGACACCGACGGTATTACACACAAAGTGGGCATGATTCGAAAAACTGCCCATCAATTCGATAAGGTATTTACAAAAGGATATGGTCATGTAAGAGATATTATTGTTGTAGAAGCAACCTGGTTGGGACATCACGAGCCATACCTAAAAAAAATGGTCTGCTCTTACATTTATGAGATGATGGCAAATACCGGACAAATTGAAATGGCTAAAACCTATAATCTATTGCCATTTGAGGTATTGGTATTGGATGTAAAAAGAACATTATGTGAAAAAATTATGAGTTTGGCTCGTTTCTCACATACCGAAAATCCAATAACTGATTTAGGCAATAAAATAAGACATACTTATGACATTCATAAAATACTATCAAATACAGATTTAAATGATTTTTTCTATTCAAATCAATTTGATGAATTATTGTTGAAAGTGGCTAATGATGATATTACAAGTTTTAAAAACAATAATAATTGGCTTCAGTTTCATCCAAAAGAAGCTCTCATTTTCAAAAATCCAACAAAAATTTGGGATCAGATAAAATCAAATTACAATGACAGTTTCAAAGCCTTGGTATTTGGCATTTTACCACCTGACACTGAAATATTGGGACGAATTATTGAAGTAAGTAAAAGATTAGAAGCAATTGAATGGACCATAAATCCAAACTCAGAAAGTAACTAG
- a CDS encoding class I SAM-dependent DNA methyltransferase yields MAKKNGNGKSMEETLWDSANKLRGTVESSEYKHVVLSLIFLKFASDKFEERRKELIADGQEKFLEMVEFYTMKNVFFLPEQARWSYVINHAKQDDIAIIIDTALSTIEKNNATLKGALPDNYFSRLGLDGSKLSTLLDTINNIDTIADKEEDVVGRVYEYFLGKFAAAEGKGGGEFYTPKCIVNLLAEMLEPYKGKIYDPCCGSGGMFVQSIKFVESHNGNTKDISIYGQEYTATTYKLAKMNLAIRGISGNLGDVPADTFFKDQHPDLKADFIMANPPFNQSDWRAASELTADPRWNGYETPPTGNANYAWIMHMLSKLSENGTAGFVLANGSMSSNTSGEGEIRKKFVENDLVDCMISLPGQLFYTTQIPVCLWFLTKNKKEDKEHGYRNRKGETLFIDARNMGTMIDRTHKELTVEDLAEITRTYHAWRGEEKDGKYEDKAGYCKAANKEEIAKHDYVLTPGRYVGAAEIEDDGIPFETKMTELTTTLYQQMMESEKLDAMIRKNMEVIGYGE; encoded by the coding sequence ATGGCCAAAAAGAACGGAAATGGAAAGAGTATGGAAGAAACCCTATGGGATTCGGCCAATAAATTGAGGGGAACGGTAGAGTCGTCGGAATACAAACATGTTGTGTTGAGTTTGATATTCCTGAAGTTTGCCAGTGATAAGTTTGAAGAGCGAAGAAAAGAATTGATTGCTGACGGACAGGAAAAGTTTCTGGAAATGGTAGAATTCTACACCATGAAAAATGTCTTCTTTTTACCGGAACAAGCTCGTTGGTCGTATGTAATCAATCATGCCAAGCAAGATGATATTGCCATTATAATAGACACAGCCTTATCTACTATTGAAAAGAACAATGCCACATTGAAAGGTGCTTTGCCTGACAACTATTTCTCACGTTTGGGATTGGATGGCAGTAAGCTTTCTACCCTTTTGGATACCATAAACAACATAGATACCATAGCCGATAAAGAAGAAGATGTAGTTGGCCGTGTGTATGAATATTTTTTGGGGAAATTTGCAGCCGCCGAAGGAAAAGGCGGAGGAGAATTCTACACGCCTAAATGTATTGTAAATCTGTTGGCAGAAATGTTGGAGCCTTACAAAGGAAAAATCTACGATCCTTGTTGCGGTTCGGGAGGGATGTTTGTGCAATCCATCAAATTTGTAGAGAGCCACAACGGGAACACTAAGGACATTTCTATTTACGGACAAGAATATACTGCAACCACCTACAAGTTGGCAAAAATGAATTTGGCCATTCGTGGTATTTCCGGCAACTTAGGTGATGTACCTGCCGATACCTTTTTTAAGGATCAGCACCCCGATTTAAAGGCTGATTTTATTATGGCAAACCCTCCTTTTAACCAAAGCGACTGGAGAGCAGCAAGCGAATTGACGGCTGATCCTCGTTGGAATGGATACGAGACTCCTCCAACTGGTAACGCCAACTACGCATGGATTATGCACATGCTTTCGAAACTATCGGAAAACGGAACAGCAGGTTTTGTTTTGGCCAATGGCTCTATGAGTTCGAACACCAGTGGTGAAGGTGAAATTCGAAAGAAATTTGTAGAAAACGATTTGGTAGATTGCATGATTTCCCTACCTGGCCAGTTGTTTTACACCACACAAATACCGGTTTGCCTTTGGTTCTTAACTAAAAACAAAAAAGAAGATAAAGAGCATGGCTACCGAAACCGGAAAGGCGAAACCCTTTTTATTGATGCCCGAAACATGGGGACAATGATTGACCGTACCCATAAAGAGTTGACAGTTGAAGATTTAGCTGAAATTACCCGAACCTACCATGCTTGGAGAGGTGAAGAAAAAGATGGCAAATACGAAGACAAAGCCGGATACTGCAAAGCTGCCAACAAAGAAGAAATTGCCAAACACGATTACGTGCTAACACCTGGTCGTTATGTAGGAGCCGCCGAAATTGAAGACGATGGTATACCTTTCGAAACCAAAATGACAGAACTAACCACAACTCTTTACCAACAAATGATGGAATCAGAAAAATTGGATGCTATGATTCGTAAAAACATGGAGGTTATAGGGTATGGAGAGTAA
- a CDS encoding toll/interleukin-1 receptor domain-containing protein — MRYKYQLILIGTKTDLFDRFLNLFFEKTKELSLLKDAFSVITEENFDGEYKSYQPAFTIYFGDEKSEFVSLSLIDILLNDGRMILPIYYEENSFSKHIPPVLFNQNGLLYDVTKDIKVVNLALEAFKLLRSTRKVFVSYKRSESSSVAIQLYEELEKNNFDVFLDTHSIKQGEPFQDELWHRMTDCDVIVLLNTKGFLNSHWCKEELAEASAKQIGVIQLVWPGHTLDSTAHVSFPFHLTEDDFKLKIFNDNSTSKLQETFVEKLIEQVESVRARNLRSRQDNLITEFTNLGKKKGKNLNLQPHRFITEDLGENKRRIFIPLVGIPQSINCNQSAELQKEINEFEVESIHLLYDDMRIRDKWINHLDWLNKYLEVKTIKKQEFESWLQAN; from the coding sequence ATGAGATATAAATATCAATTAATACTAATAGGTACAAAAACAGATCTGTTTGATCGATTTTTAAACCTTTTCTTTGAAAAAACTAAAGAACTTAGCCTTCTAAAAGATGCATTCTCTGTTATTACCGAAGAAAACTTCGATGGAGAATATAAATCCTACCAACCAGCATTTACAATTTATTTTGGAGATGAAAAAAGTGAATTCGTAAGTCTAAGTCTTATTGATATCTTATTGAATGATGGCAGAATGATTCTTCCTATTTATTATGAAGAAAATTCATTCTCCAAACATATTCCACCGGTACTTTTTAACCAAAATGGCCTGCTATACGATGTAACTAAAGATATTAAGGTCGTCAATTTGGCATTAGAGGCTTTTAAACTTTTAAGAAGTACTCGAAAAGTATTTGTAAGTTATAAAAGAAGTGAATCTTCATCAGTCGCAATTCAGCTATATGAGGAATTGGAAAAAAACAATTTTGATGTTTTCCTAGATACTCACTCTATTAAACAAGGTGAACCTTTTCAAGACGAATTGTGGCATAGGATGACTGACTGTGATGTAATAGTTCTATTAAATACCAAAGGCTTCTTGAATAGTCATTGGTGTAAAGAAGAGTTGGCAGAAGCCTCTGCAAAACAAATTGGTGTTATTCAATTGGTATGGCCTGGTCATACATTGGATAGTACAGCACACGTAAGCTTTCCTTTTCATTTGACTGAAGATGATTTTAAGTTAAAAATATTTAATGATAATAGCACTTCTAAACTACAGGAAACTTTTGTTGAAAAATTGATAGAACAAGTTGAATCTGTTCGTGCTAGAAATTTAAGATCAAGACAAGATAATCTGATAACAGAATTTACAAACTTAGGAAAGAAAAAAGGAAAAAACCTTAATCTTCAACCTCATAGATTTATCACAGAAGACTTAGGAGAAAATAAACGAAGGATATTTATTCCATTAGTCGGGATTCCACAATCTATTAACTGTAACCAATCTGCAGAGTTGCAAAAGGAAATTAATGAATTTGAAGTTGAAAGTATTCATCTACTCTATGATGATATGCGAATTAGAGATAAGTGGATAAATCATTTAGATTGGTTAAATAAATATTTAGAAGTTAAAACAATAAAAAAACAGGAGTTCGAATCATGGCTACAAGCGAATTAA